The Nocardia sp. BMG111209 genome includes a window with the following:
- the rbfA gene encoding 30S ribosome-binding factor RbfA, translated as MVDQARARRLAKRIVTIVGTAIEYEIKDPRLRFVTITDAKVTGDLREATVYYTVMGETIDAEPDYQGAAEGLKKATGVLRSTVGAATGIKFTPTLAFLLDTVPDAARQMEELLARARAADEQVARVAAGATHAGDADPYRSDDEQDDDD; from the coding sequence ATGGTGGATCAGGCCAGGGCACGCCGACTCGCGAAGCGGATCGTGACGATCGTCGGTACGGCGATCGAATACGAGATCAAGGATCCGCGGTTGCGTTTCGTCACCATCACCGATGCCAAGGTGACCGGTGACCTGCGGGAAGCCACTGTTTATTACACGGTGATGGGTGAGACCATCGACGCCGAGCCGGATTACCAGGGCGCCGCGGAGGGCCTGAAGAAGGCCACCGGCGTCCTGCGTTCCACGGTGGGTGCGGCGACCGGCATCAAATTCACCCCGACGCTGGCGTTCTTGTTGGACACCGTGCCCGACGCGGCACGGCAGATGGAGGAACTGCTCGCGCGCGCCCGCGCGGCCGACGAGCAGGTGGCCCGCGTCGCAGCGGGCGCCACGCACGCCGGTGACGCGGACCCCTACCGGTCCGACGACGAACAGGATGATGACGACTGA
- the nusA gene encoding transcription termination factor NusA — protein sequence MNIEIEALRAIVADKGISMETVISAIESALLTAYRHTEGHQPTARIDINQKSGVVRVMAREVDADGNVISEWDDTPEGFGRIAATTARQVVLQRLRDAENEKSFGEYATHEGDIVGGVVQRDARMNARGTVVVRIGSEVNGTEGLIPPAEQVPGESYEHGDRIKCYVVGVSRGPRGPQITLSRTHPNLVRRLFALEVPEIADGSVEIVAVAREAGHRSKIAVRSNVQGVNAKGACIGPMGQRVRNVMSELAGEKIDIIDHSDDPATFVGNALSPSKVVSVTIVDPEARAARVVVPDFQLSLAIGKEGQNARLAARLTGWRIDIRSDAAPDVNGPARSEVQRS from the coding sequence ATGAACATCGAAATCGAAGCCCTCCGGGCGATCGTCGCCGACAAGGGAATCTCGATGGAGACCGTGATCTCCGCGATCGAGTCGGCCCTGCTGACCGCCTATCGGCACACCGAGGGGCATCAACCGACCGCCCGCATCGACATCAACCAGAAGTCGGGCGTGGTCCGGGTGATGGCGCGCGAGGTGGACGCCGACGGCAACGTGATCTCCGAATGGGACGACACCCCGGAGGGATTCGGCCGGATCGCGGCGACCACCGCCCGGCAGGTGGTCCTGCAGCGGCTGCGCGACGCGGAGAACGAGAAGTCCTTCGGCGAGTACGCCACCCACGAGGGTGACATCGTCGGCGGCGTCGTCCAGCGCGACGCCCGGATGAACGCCCGCGGCACCGTGGTGGTGCGCATCGGCAGCGAGGTGAACGGCACCGAGGGCCTGATCCCGCCGGCGGAGCAGGTGCCGGGCGAGAGCTACGAGCACGGTGACCGGATCAAGTGCTACGTCGTCGGGGTCTCCCGCGGCCCGCGCGGCCCGCAGATCACCCTGTCGCGCACCCATCCGAATCTGGTGCGGCGGTTGTTCGCGCTGGAGGTCCCGGAGATCGCCGACGGTTCGGTGGAGATCGTGGCCGTGGCCCGGGAGGCCGGGCATCGCTCCAAGATCGCGGTCCGGTCCAATGTGCAGGGCGTGAACGCCAAGGGCGCCTGTATCGGCCCGATGGGCCAGCGGGTGCGCAACGTGATGAGCGAGCTGGCCGGCGAGAAGATCGACATCATCGATCACTCCGACGATCCGGCGACCTTCGTCGGGAATGCGCTCAGTCCGTCGAAGGTTGTCTCCGTCACGATCGTCGACCCGGAGGCACGGGCCGCACGGGTCGTGGTGCCCGATTTCCAGCTCTCGCTGGCGATCGGCAAGGAGGGACAGAATGCGCGGCTGGCGGCTCGGCTGACCGGCTGGCGCATCGATATCCGCAGCGACGCGGCCCCCGATGTGAACGGTCCGGCCCGTTCGGAAGTGCAGCGCAGCTAG
- the truB gene encoding tRNA pseudouridine(55) synthase TruB, translated as MAEATRTPLVDALGGLLIVDKDGGMTSHDVVSRARKVLRTRKIGHAGTLDPMATGVLVLGVERATKMLGLLTLTTKTYTATIRLGSATVTDDAEGEVLRTTSAAHVTDAGIASGAAELTGDILQVPATVSAIKVNGERAYARARAGEEVRLAARPVTVSRFDILARRDIDTGANRFVDLDVAVDCSSGTYVRALARDLGEKLGVGGHLTALRRTRVGPFTLEHARTLARLADDPTLNLDIDAAARLAFPHRAISDTEAHALRDGRWLDPAGIAGVYAALTADGRAIALLEEKGKRAAPVLVVRPRGLLD; from the coding sequence ATGGCCGAGGCGACCCGCACTCCGCTGGTCGATGCGCTCGGCGGCCTGCTGATCGTCGACAAGGACGGCGGCATGACCAGCCACGACGTGGTGTCCCGGGCACGAAAGGTGTTGCGCACCCGCAAGATCGGTCATGCCGGCACCCTCGACCCGATGGCGACCGGCGTGCTGGTGCTCGGGGTCGAGCGCGCCACCAAGATGCTGGGCCTGCTCACCCTCACCACCAAGACGTACACGGCGACGATCCGGCTCGGCAGCGCCACGGTCACCGACGACGCCGAGGGCGAGGTACTGCGCACCACCTCCGCCGCGCATGTCACCGATGCCGGGATCGCTTCCGGCGCAGCCGAATTGACCGGCGATATCCTGCAGGTGCCGGCCACGGTCAGCGCGATCAAGGTGAACGGCGAACGCGCCTACGCCCGGGCCCGCGCCGGCGAGGAGGTGCGGCTGGCCGCCCGCCCGGTCACCGTGTCCCGCTTCGACATTCTCGCGCGCCGCGACATCGACACCGGTGCAAACCGATTCGTCGATCTGGATGTCGCGGTGGACTGCTCGTCGGGGACCTACGTCCGGGCCCTGGCCCGCGATCTCGGCGAGAAGCTCGGTGTCGGTGGGCATCTCACCGCACTGCGCCGCACCCGCGTCGGTCCGTTCACCCTGGAACACGCCCGCACCCTGGCGCGGCTGGCCGACGATCCGACCCTGAATCTCGACATCGACGCCGCCGCGCGCCTGGCCTTCCCGCACCGCGCGATCAGCGATACCGAGGCGCACGCCCTGCGTGACGGCCGCTGGCTCGATCCGGCCGGGATCGCGGGCGTCTACGCGGCGCTGACCGCCGACGGCCGGGCCATCGCGCTGCTGGAGGAGAAGGGTAAGCGGGCCGCGCCGGTTCTGGTGGTCCGGCCGCGCGGTCTGCTCGACTGA
- a CDS encoding metallophosphoesterase, with protein MSPKLWAVSDIHVGHQGNKPVVEGIRAESPEDWLIVAGDVGEKTDDIRWALQTLRGRFAKVIWVPGNHELWTTAKDPVQMHGAPRYDYLVSMCRDLDVLTPEDPFPEWVGGGAEEFGRPVTLAPLFVLYDYSWRPEGTTTNAEALAVARERNVVATDEFLLSPQPYLTRDAWCHARVQYTRRRLDAIAPDTPLVLINHFPLVREPTRTLFYPEFALWCGTDLTADWHTRYNVTCAVYGHLHIPRTTWYDDVRFEEVSLGYPREWQRRGLPDKLLRQILPTPEYGPDDLNEWGGHFTLTQEMREAAAKMREAAQRRRGLN; from the coding sequence GTGAGTCCGAAGTTGTGGGCGGTGAGCGACATCCATGTCGGTCACCAGGGCAACAAGCCGGTCGTCGAGGGGATCCGGGCGGAATCACCGGAGGACTGGCTGATCGTCGCGGGCGATGTCGGGGAGAAGACCGACGACATCCGGTGGGCGTTGCAGACCCTGCGTGGCCGGTTCGCGAAGGTGATCTGGGTGCCGGGCAACCACGAGCTGTGGACCACCGCGAAGGATCCGGTGCAGATGCACGGCGCGCCCCGCTACGACTACCTGGTCTCGATGTGCCGGGACCTGGACGTGCTGACCCCGGAGGATCCGTTCCCCGAGTGGGTCGGCGGCGGCGCCGAGGAATTCGGCCGGCCGGTCACGCTGGCCCCGCTGTTCGTGCTCTACGACTATTCCTGGCGGCCCGAGGGCACCACCACCAATGCCGAGGCGCTGGCGGTGGCCCGCGAACGCAACGTGGTCGCCACCGACGAGTTCCTGCTCTCGCCGCAGCCGTACCTGACCCGCGACGCCTGGTGCCACGCCCGCGTGCAGTACACCCGGCGGCGGCTGGACGCGATCGCGCCGGACACCCCGCTGGTGCTGATCAACCACTTCCCGCTCGTGCGGGAGCCCACCCGCACCCTGTTCTATCCGGAGTTCGCGCTGTGGTGCGGCACCGACCTGACCGCCGACTGGCACACCCGCTACAACGTGACCTGCGCGGTGTACGGGCATCTGCACATTCCGCGGACCACCTGGTACGACGACGTGCGGTTCGAGGAGGTGTCGCTGGGCTATCCGCGCGAGTGGCAGCGTCGCGGACTGCCGGACAAGCTGTTGCGGCAGATCCTGCCCACCCCCGAGTACGGCCCGGACGATCTCAACGAATGGGGCGGTCATTTCACACTGACCCAGGAGATGCGCGAGGCCGCGGCGAAGATGCGGGAGGCGGCCCAGCGCCGCCGCGGGCTGAATTGA
- a CDS encoding DUF503 domain-containing protein, producing the protein MFVGALEFDLLLGDVHSLKEKRSVIRPIIAELQRFGVCAAEGGEHDKYRRALLGVAMVSAEMGHLTEVLDRCERHVAARPELQLLAVRRRIFGPED; encoded by the coding sequence TTGTTCGTGGGAGCGCTGGAATTCGACCTCCTGCTCGGCGATGTGCATTCGCTGAAGGAGAAGCGCTCCGTGATCCGGCCGATCATCGCCGAATTGCAACGATTCGGTGTGTGTGCGGCCGAGGGCGGGGAACACGACAAATACCGCCGCGCATTGCTGGGCGTCGCGATGGTCAGTGCCGAGATGGGACATCTCACGGAGGTGCTCGACCGCTGTGAACGCCACGTTGCGGCGCGTCCGGAGTTACAGTTGCTGGCAGTGCGCCGCCGTATCTTCGGGCCCGAAGATTAG
- a CDS encoding bifunctional oligoribonuclease/PAP phosphatase NrnA, which produces MTAESSAEAPAADVSVAVSALTAARSVTVLCHVQPDADTLGSGLALAQVLHRRGVPVWVSFAEPAELPASMRSLPGVEHVVPAGAVPAEVDLLVTVDCGSRGRLGALADRLAGAGTVLVLDHHRSNTRFGTANVIDENAASTTSLVARILDAWGESIDRDVAHCLYAGLVTDTGSFRWGGSGSHALAERLLATGIDGGGITRFLMDSHPFGWLPMLSRVLGSARLLPEIGGAGLVYVFVRREDVGGLRSEEVESVIDIVRTTAEAGVAAVFKQSRSSPDTWTVSLRSRDTGIGTDDGVDVARVAGLLGGGGHRYAAGYTTTGTPDDLVAALVRALDPVAAS; this is translated from the coding sequence ATGACCGCAGAATCATCGGCCGAGGCACCGGCCGCAGACGTGTCCGTCGCCGTTTCGGCGTTGACGGCCGCTCGGTCGGTGACCGTGTTGTGTCATGTCCAGCCGGATGCAGACACCCTCGGCAGCGGCCTGGCGCTCGCCCAGGTACTGCATCGCCGGGGGGTGCCCGTGTGGGTGTCGTTCGCCGAACCGGCCGAGCTGCCCGCGTCGATGCGTTCGCTGCCGGGTGTGGAACACGTGGTTCCGGCGGGTGCGGTGCCCGCCGAGGTGGATCTGCTGGTCACCGTCGATTGCGGCAGCCGTGGCCGGCTGGGCGCGCTGGCCGACCGGCTGGCGGGCGCCGGAACCGTGCTGGTGCTGGATCATCACCGGTCGAACACCCGATTCGGCACGGCCAACGTCATCGATGAGAATGCCGCGTCCACGACCTCGCTGGTGGCGCGGATCCTCGACGCCTGGGGCGAGTCGATCGACCGCGATGTGGCGCACTGCCTCTACGCCGGGCTGGTCACCGACACCGGATCCTTCCGCTGGGGTGGTTCCGGTTCGCACGCCCTCGCCGAGCGATTGCTCGCGACCGGGATCGACGGCGGCGGGATCACCCGATTCCTGATGGATTCGCATCCGTTCGGCTGGCTGCCGATGCTGTCGCGGGTGCTCGGTTCGGCCCGGCTGCTGCCGGAGATCGGCGGCGCGGGCCTGGTGTACGTGTTCGTGCGCCGCGAAGATGTCGGTGGTCTCCGTTCGGAGGAGGTCGAGAGCGTCATCGATATCGTCCGCACGACGGCCGAGGCCGGGGTCGCCGCCGTGTTCAAGCAGTCCCGCAGCTCCCCGGACACCTGGACGGTGTCGCTGCGGTCCCGCGATACCGGAATCGGTACCGATGACGGGGTCGATGTCGCGCGGGTGGCCGGTCTCCTCGGCGGCGGCGGTCACCGCTACGCCGCCGGGTACACGACCACCGGTACCCCCGACGACCTGGTCGCCGCCCTGGTCCGCGCGCTGGATCCGGTCGCCGCGTCGTAG
- the npt gene encoding 4'-phosphopantetheinyl transferase Npt gives MIGQILPAGVASAELLDYPEGLQPFPAEEHLIAKAVEKRRRDFIGARHCARQALAQLGEPQVAIGKGERGMPLFPRGIVGSLTHCDGYRAAALAHRLRWRSIGIDAEPHDTLPDGVLDSVSLPAERDWLRGAIPDTGLHLDRLLFCAKEATYKAWFPLTLRWLGFEDAHITFTVDTAGSAGTFHSELLIPGQVVDGGTPLTSFDGRWSITEGLILTAIEVG, from the coding sequence CTGATCGGGCAGATCCTGCCGGCCGGAGTGGCATCCGCCGAGCTGCTGGACTATCCGGAAGGGCTGCAGCCGTTTCCGGCGGAGGAACATCTGATCGCGAAGGCGGTGGAGAAGCGTCGCCGCGACTTCATCGGCGCCCGGCACTGTGCCCGCCAGGCGCTCGCGCAACTGGGTGAGCCGCAGGTGGCGATCGGGAAGGGTGAGCGCGGGATGCCGTTGTTCCCCCGGGGCATCGTCGGCAGCCTCACCCATTGCGACGGGTATCGGGCGGCGGCGCTCGCGCATCGGCTGCGCTGGCGCTCGATCGGCATCGATGCCGAACCGCACGACACCCTGCCCGACGGGGTCCTGGATTCGGTGAGCCTGCCCGCCGAACGGGACTGGCTGCGCGGCGCGATCCCGGACACCGGCCTGCATCTGGACCGATTGTTGTTCTGCGCCAAGGAGGCCACCTACAAGGCGTGGTTCCCGTTGACGCTGCGCTGGCTGGGTTTCGAGGACGCGCACATCACCTTCACGGTCGACACCGCGGGCAGCGCCGGTACCTTCCACAGCGAACTGCTGATACCGGGTCAGGTCGTCGACGGCGGTACGCCGCTGACCTCGTTCGACGGCCGCTGGTCGATCACCGAGGGGCTGATCCTGACCGCGATCGAGGTCGGCTGA
- a CDS encoding MATE family efflux transporter has product MVDSEYEVAAGVPVGPRRILGIAVPTLGVLVAEPVYLLWDMAVVGRLGALALAGLAVGGLVLGQVGSQLTFLTYGTTARSARRFGAGDRRGAIEEGVQASWAAIAIGLLILVVLEAVSGPLTRVIAGGADIADESSHWLRIALFGVPLILLTMSGNGWLRGVQQTRRPLAYVVAGLVVSGVLCPVLVHGLAGAPRLGLTGSAVANLAGQVVAAGLFLGALVRERVPLAPQPRIMRAQVVLGRDLLVRSLAFQACFVSAGAVASRFGAASVAAHQLVLQLWNLLAMVLDSLAIAAQTLIGAALGAGDAPGARGLARRVTAWSTVFAVVLAVVFLAGWAVIPQLFTADAAVLDRVHVIWWFFVALIPLAGVVFALDGVLLGAGDAAYLRNTTMAAALVGFLPVIWLALACRWGIAGIWSGLSAFIVLRLIAVTIRAVSGRWTHLGSEVPRAA; this is encoded by the coding sequence GTGGTCGACTCTGAATACGAGGTCGCGGCCGGGGTGCCCGTCGGGCCGCGGCGCATTCTCGGGATCGCGGTGCCGACGCTGGGAGTACTGGTCGCGGAGCCGGTGTATCTGCTCTGGGATATGGCCGTGGTGGGGCGGCTGGGTGCGCTGGCGCTGGCCGGGCTGGCGGTCGGGGGATTGGTGCTCGGGCAGGTCGGATCGCAGTTGACGTTCCTGACCTACGGGACCACCGCGCGGTCGGCGCGGCGGTTCGGGGCGGGGGATCGGCGCGGCGCGATCGAGGAAGGGGTGCAGGCGAGCTGGGCCGCGATCGCCATCGGACTGCTGATTCTCGTTGTGCTGGAAGCGGTTTCGGGGCCGTTGACCCGGGTGATCGCGGGCGGGGCGGATATCGCGGACGAGTCCTCGCACTGGTTGCGGATCGCCCTGTTCGGGGTGCCGTTGATCCTGCTGACCATGTCCGGCAACGGCTGGTTGCGCGGGGTGCAGCAGACCCGGCGGCCGCTGGCGTACGTGGTGGCGGGCCTGGTCGTATCCGGCGTGCTGTGCCCGGTGCTGGTGCACGGGCTGGCCGGGGCGCCGCGCCTGGGCCTGACCGGGTCGGCGGTGGCGAATCTGGCCGGGCAGGTGGTGGCGGCGGGACTGTTCCTGGGCGCACTGGTCCGGGAACGGGTGCCGCTGGCGCCGCAGCCGCGGATCATGCGGGCCCAGGTGGTGCTCGGGCGGGATCTGCTGGTGCGCAGCCTGGCCTTCCAGGCCTGTTTCGTCTCGGCCGGTGCGGTGGCGTCGCGATTCGGCGCGGCCTCGGTCGCGGCCCATCAACTCGTGCTGCAACTGTGGAATCTGCTGGCGATGGTGCTGGATTCGCTGGCCATCGCGGCCCAGACCCTGATCGGCGCCGCGCTGGGAGCCGGCGACGCACCCGGTGCGCGGGGATTGGCGCGGCGGGTCACGGCCTGGTCGACGGTTTTCGCGGTGGTGCTGGCAGTGGTGTTCCTGGCCGGTTGGGCGGTGATCCCGCAACTGTTCACCGCCGACGCCGCGGTGCTGGATCGGGTGCACGTGATCTGGTGGTTCTTCGTCGCGCTGATCCCGTTGGCCGGGGTGGTGTTCGCGCTGGACGGCGTGCTGCTCGGCGCGGGCGACGCCGCCTATCTGCGCAACACCACCATGGCCGCCGCGCTGGTGGGTTTCCTGCCCGTGATCTGGCTGGCGCTGGCCTGCCGCTGGGGGATCGCCGGGATCTGGTCCGGATTGTCGGCCTTCATCGTGCTGCGGCTGATCGCGGTCACGATCCGGGCGGTGTCGGGCCGCTGGACCCACCTCGGGTCGGAGGTACCGCGCGCGGCGTGA
- the infB gene encoding translation initiation factor IF-2 — MAGKARVHELAKELGVTSKELLATLKEQGEFVKSASSTVEAPVARRLRESFASKSNGSAKSSGKPGQNQGRPAGKPGSGPTPGPRPGPRPPAPNQNQNQAKPAAASVPGAAAAAAPVAPAARVETPRLDGARPGPAARPAPAPAPTQAPVTPVAQQQAPVAPQQQSAPQQSGARPTTPGPRPGQQQQRPGAPQGGGARPGGAGPKPGPKPPRVGNNPFTSAPERPERSERPAPRPGGPRPGPAQGGPRPGPAQGGPRPGPAQGGPRPGPAQGGPRPGPSQGGPRPGPGGPQGGPRPGGPRPSPGSMPPRPNPGAMPSRTARPGPSGAGRPARPGGGPGGAPRPGGGGGGGYRGGGGGGQGAPAAGAGAGAGGGGGFRGRPGGGGGGGGRPGSGGGRGGAAGAFGRPGGAPRKGRKSKRQKRQEYDSMQAPAVGGVRLPRGNGEIIRLARGASLSDFAEKINANPAALVQALFNLGEMVTATQSVNDETLELLGGEMNYVVHVVSPEDEDRELLESFDLTYGEDEGDEDDLQIRPPVVTVMGHVDHGKTRLLDTIRKSNVREAEAGGITQHIGAYQVKADVGGSERLITFIDTPGHEAFTAMRARGAKATDIAIVVVAADDGVMPQTVEAINHAQAADVPIVVAVNKIDKEGANPDKIRQQLTEYGLVTEEYGGDTMFVDISAKQGTNIDALLEAVVLTADAALDLRANPDQDAQGVAIEAHLDRGRGPVATVLVQRGTLRVGDSIVAGDAYGRVRRMVDEHGADVTEALPSRPVQVIGFTSVPGAGDNLLVVEEDRIARQIADRRNARKRNALAARSRKRISLEDLDAALKETSELNLILKGDNSGTVEALEQALLDIEVGDEVRLRVIDRGVGGVTETNVNLASASNAIIIGFNVRAEGKATELANREGVEIRYYSVIYQAIDDVEKALKGMLKPIYEEHELGRAQIRAIFRSSKFGNIAGCMITSGSVKRNAKARLLRDNLVVAETTIQSLRREKDDVTEVRDGYECGITLSYNDIKEGDVIEAYELREKPRD, encoded by the coding sequence GTGGCAGGCAAGGCCCGCGTGCACGAGTTGGCAAAAGAACTCGGTGTCACGAGTAAAGAACTACTCGCAACGCTCAAGGAGCAGGGCGAGTTTGTGAAATCGGCGTCGTCGACGGTGGAAGCACCCGTCGCGCGCCGGTTGCGGGAGTCGTTCGCGTCGAAGTCCAACGGCTCCGCCAAGTCCTCCGGCAAGCCCGGTCAGAATCAGGGTCGCCCGGCGGGTAAGCCCGGGTCCGGGCCCACGCCCGGCCCGCGTCCCGGTCCGCGGCCGCCCGCGCCGAATCAGAACCAGAACCAGGCGAAGCCGGCGGCTGCGTCCGTGCCCGGCGCGGCCGCGGCTGCCGCTCCCGTGGCACCGGCGGCCCGGGTCGAGACGCCGCGTCTCGACGGTGCCCGGCCCGGCCCGGCGGCCCGCCCGGCTCCGGCTCCGGCGCCGACCCAGGCGCCCGTGACCCCGGTCGCGCAGCAGCAGGCGCCGGTGGCGCCCCAGCAGCAGTCCGCTCCGCAGCAGTCGGGCGCGCGGCCGACCACGCCCGGTCCGCGCCCCGGTCAGCAGCAGCAGCGTCCGGGTGCCCCGCAGGGCGGCGGCGCGCGTCCGGGTGGCGCCGGTCCGAAGCCCGGTCCGAAGCCCCCGCGCGTCGGTAACAACCCCTTCACCTCCGCGCCCGAGCGGCCGGAACGGTCCGAGCGGCCCGCGCCGCGTCCGGGCGGTCCCCGTCCGGGTCCGGCTCAGGGCGGTCCGCGTCCGGGTCCGGCCCAGGGTGGCCCGCGTCCGGGTCCGGCCCAGGGCGGTCCGCGTCCGGGTCCGGCCCAGGGTGGCCCGCGTCCCGGCCCGTCGCAGGGTGGTCCCCGTCCGGGTCCCGGTGGCCCGCAGGGCGGTCCGCGTCCCGGTGGCCCGCGTCCGAGCCCCGGCTCGATGCCGCCGCGCCCGAATCCGGGTGCGATGCCGTCCCGCACGGCCCGTCCCGGGCCGTCGGGGGCCGGTCGTCCGGCTCGTCCGGGCGGTGGTCCCGGTGGCGCTCCGCGTCCCGGTGGCGGCGGCGGTGGCGGCTACCGCGGTGGCGGTGGCGGCGGCCAGGGTGCGCCCGCGGCCGGCGCCGGTGCGGGTGCCGGTGGCGGCGGTGGTTTCCGCGGCCGTCCCGGTGGCGGTGGCGGCGGTGGTGGCCGTCCGGGTAGCGGTGGCGGTCGCGGCGGTGCCGCGGGTGCCTTCGGCCGTCCCGGTGGCGCGCCCCGCAAGGGCCGCAAGTCGAAGCGCCAGAAGCGCCAGGAATACGACTCGATGCAGGCGCCCGCCGTCGGTGGCGTGCGGCTGCCGCGCGGCAACGGCGAGATCATCCGGCTCGCCCGCGGCGCGTCGCTGTCCGACTTCGCCGAGAAGATCAACGCCAACCCGGCCGCGCTGGTGCAGGCGCTGTTCAACCTCGGTGAGATGGTCACCGCGACCCAGTCGGTGAACGACGAGACCCTCGAGCTGCTCGGCGGCGAGATGAACTACGTCGTGCACGTGGTCTCGCCCGAGGACGAGGACCGCGAGCTGCTGGAGAGCTTCGACCTCACCTACGGCGAGGACGAGGGCGACGAGGACGACCTGCAGATCCGTCCGCCGGTCGTGACCGTCATGGGCCACGTCGACCACGGTAAGACCCGACTGCTGGACACCATCCGCAAGTCCAACGTCCGTGAGGCGGAGGCCGGCGGTATCACCCAGCACATCGGCGCCTACCAGGTGAAGGCCGATGTGGGTGGCTCCGAGCGGCTGATCACCTTCATCGACACCCCGGGTCACGAGGCGTTCACCGCCATGCGTGCCCGCGGTGCGAAGGCGACCGACATCGCGATCGTGGTGGTCGCCGCCGACGACGGTGTCATGCCGCAGACGGTGGAGGCCATCAACCACGCGCAGGCCGCGGACGTGCCGATCGTGGTGGCGGTGAACAAGATCGACAAGGAGGGCGCGAACCCGGACAAGATCCGGCAGCAGCTCACCGAGTACGGCCTGGTCACCGAGGAGTACGGCGGCGACACCATGTTCGTCGACATCTCCGCGAAGCAGGGCACGAATATCGACGCGCTGCTCGAGGCCGTGGTGCTGACCGCGGACGCGGCGCTGGATCTGCGGGCCAACCCGGACCAGGACGCGCAGGGTGTCGCCATCGAGGCGCACCTCGACCGCGGCCGCGGCCCGGTGGCCACCGTGCTGGTGCAGCGCGGCACGTTGCGGGTCGGCGACTCGATCGTCGCCGGCGACGCCTACGGCCGCGTCCGTCGCATGGTCGACGAGCACGGCGCCGATGTCACCGAGGCGTTGCCGTCGCGTCCGGTCCAGGTCATCGGCTTCACGTCGGTGCCCGGCGCCGGTGACAACCTGCTCGTCGTCGAGGAAGATCGCATCGCCCGGCAGATCGCCGACCGCCGCAATGCGCGCAAGCGCAACGCACTGGCCGCGCGCAGCCGCAAGCGGATCAGCCTCGAGGACCTGGATGCCGCGCTGAAGGAGACCAGCGAGCTCAACCTGATCCTCAAGGGCGACAACTCGGGTACGGTCGAGGCCCTCGAGCAGGCGCTGCTGGACATCGAGGTGGGCGACGAGGTGCGGCTGCGGGTCATCGACCGCGGTGTCGGTGGTGTCACCGAGACCAACGTCAACCTGGCGTCCGCGTCGAACGCGATCATCATCGGGTTCAACGTGCGGGCCGAGGGCAAGGCGACCGAGCTGGCCAACCGCGAGGGTGTGGAGATCCGGTACTACTCCGTGATCTACCAGGCCATCGACGATGTCGAGAAGGCCCTCAAGGGCATGCTCAAGCCGATCTACGAGGAGCACGAACTGGGCCGGGCGCAGATCCGGGCCATCTTCCGCTCGTCGAAGTTCGGCAACATCGCGGGCTGCATGATCACCTCGGGTTCGGTCAAGCGCAACGCGAAGGCCCGGCTGCTCCGCGACAACCTGGTGGTCGCCGAGACCACCATCCAGTCGCTGCGCCGGGAGAAGGACGACGTCACCGAGGTCCGAGATGGGTACGAGTGCGGTATCACGCTCTCCTACAACGACATCAAGGAAGGCGACGTCATCGAGGCCTACGAGCTCCGAGAGAAGCCGCGGGACTGA
- a CDS encoding YlxR family protein — protein sequence MESLRRPGPVRTCVGCRRRELAADLLRVVAWSSPESFGDSVTVVPDPQRRLPGRGAWLHPSSVCLSTAERRRAFGRALRVSGQLDISALEHYLENRHEHS from the coding sequence ATGGAGTCGCTTCGGCGGCCCGGACCGGTTCGGACCTGTGTGGGATGCCGGAGGCGAGAGCTGGCCGCCGATCTGTTGCGGGTCGTGGCGTGGTCTTCCCCGGAGTCCTTCGGGGACAGCGTCACGGTTGTTCCCGATCCGCAGCGCAGACTTCCCGGCAGGGGTGCGTGGTTGCACCCCTCATCGGTCTGTCTGAGCACGGCAGAGCGGCGCCGAGCGTTCGGCAGAGCGCTACGAGTGTCCGGACAACTGGATATCTCAGCCCTGGAGCACTACCTCGAGAACAGGCACGAGCACTCATGA